The sequence below is a genomic window from Xylanivirga thermophila.
AGATTTCTTGGTAGACCATCGGCATATCCAATAGACACAACTGCAATTTTTGTATCCCTATCGGCAGTAAATTGACGTCCATATCCAACAGTTTCTCCTATTGCAATCTGTTTAATCGTAACTATTCTTGCTTTCAGGGAAAGCACAGGGCGCAAATCTACAGATAATTTTGTTTTATCATCTTTGCTGCTTAATACACCATAAAGGGCAATTCCAATACGGGCATAATCACATTGAAGTTCTGGATAATTAAGCACCCCATAACTGCTTTGAATGTGTATTTTACCCGGATCAAGCCCTAAATCATCCATGCATTTTATTGTTTGATAAAAACAATCTATTTGGTACCTGGAAAATTCAATATCAGAAGGGGTTAAACTATCCGCTACACATAGATGGGAGTAGGTCCCCCCTATAATTAGGTTTTTACATCCATATATTCTCTTAATATTTGAGATATTATCAAACATTTCTCCCAAGCGATGCATACCCGTATCTAGCTTTATATGCACCTTTATTTTTTTACCGTATCTATTCAATGTTTCTGCATAGGTACTATCAACTACTGTCTGAATTAAATGATAATGAACTAGGCTTGATATATCCTTAGGATTAGTATACCCCAATACCAAAATATCACCTTCCACACCATGTTTACGTAGATCAATACCTTCCGTAATTGTTGCTACTGCAAAGGAATAGACTCCCGCCCTATTTAATGCCTTTGAAACCTCAACATCTCCATGGCCATATGCATTTGCCTTTACAACTGCCATAAATTCACAACCCCGTGGTAAAATCTTTTTTAATACTTTTAAGTTGTGACACAGGTTCGTTAGATTAATCTCCGCCCATGCCCTGCCTTCTTTAAAATTGATTTTTTT
It includes:
- the vanT gene encoding serine racemase VanT catalytic subunit translates to MNFKEGRAWAEINLTNLCHNLKVLKKILPRGCEFMAVVKANAYGHGDVEVSKALNRAGVYSFAVATITEGIDLRKHGVEGDILVLGYTNPKDISSLVHYHLIQTVVDSTYAETLNRYGKKIKVHIKLDTGMHRLGEMFDNISNIKRIYGCKNLIIGGTYSHLCVADSLTPSDIEFSRYQIDCFYQTIKCMDDLGLDPGKIHIQSSYGVLNYPELQCDYARIGIALYGVLSSKDDKTKLSVDLRPVLSLKARIVTIKQIAIGETVGYGRQFTADRDTKIAVVSIGYADGLPRNLSCGRGAVLINGEYAPIIGRVCMDQLMVDITHIKNVEQGDVVTIIGQDGRGRISAEQIAKESGTITNELLSRLGNRLERIYSR